In one Vicia villosa cultivar HV-30 ecotype Madison, WI unplaced genomic scaffold, Vvil1.0 ctg.002178F_1_1, whole genome shotgun sequence genomic region, the following are encoded:
- the LOC131638115 gene encoding uncharacterized protein LOC131638115, producing the protein MTVEPEPETENGGVPWVQIMQQMQQQNQMMMQIMQGMQGQQLTAPAPTTLAAAGPDFRAFFRMDPPEFLGGLDPVVAQDWLYGMEMIFQAIQSFLEKYYPNSVRALKEREFQSFKQGNLSVSEYAKKFEDMAAFSRQAAYASDELWKIDQFLMGLNADIVHSVSQREFTTYAECLRQCYVAENTLKRVQEEREQNKPVRKE; encoded by the exons ATGACTGTGGAACCTGAGCCTGAAACGGAGAATGGAGGCGTGCCTTGGGTGCAGATAATGCAACAGATGCAGCAGCAGAATCAAATGATGATGCAGATCATGCAAGGCATGCAAGGACAACAACTAACCGCTCCTGCTCCTACTACTCTGGCTGCAGCAGGGCCTGACTTTCGTGCCTTCTTTCGGATGGATCCGCCAGAGTTCTTGGGTGGCTTGGATCCTGTGGTTGCTCAAGATTGGTTGTATGGCATGGAGATGATATTTCAGGCTATCCAGT CGTTCTTGGAGAAGTACTATCCCAACAGTGTGCGTGCTTTGAAAGAGCGTGAGTTTCAATCCTTCAAGCAAGGCAACCTGTCAGTGTCTGAATATGCTAAGAAATTCGAAGACATGGCTGCCTTTTCGAGACAAGCTGCTTATGCATCAGATGAGTtatggaagattgatcagttTCTTATGGGGCTGAATGCTGATATTGTGCACAGTGTGTCTCAAAGGGAGTTTACCACTTATGCTGAGTGTTTGAGGCAATGCTATGTTGCTGAAAACACATTGAAGAGGGTTCAGGAAGAAAGAGAGCAGAACAAGCCAGTTCGTAAGGAATAA